A genomic region of Microlunatus sagamiharensis contains the following coding sequences:
- a CDS encoding M1 family metallopeptidase: protein MSSVDPRWGPPTGGPDGTPGRRPAYVYVLAVVVPLALVAALLLPLGVAAVWRRALPEAASRTQAGAPAVDGSRGIGDPYYPDAGNGGYDVSRYQVEVGFDPADERLSGTTTISARALQGLHSFVLDLRLDVSRVVVDGAEAGLAREGEADWRITPAEPVVAGSDFTVVVTYAGTPTEVTGEDGARPFTRTGEEWLVAGEPESAAWWFPSNDHPSDPALMDVSIRVPRGLQAISTGRLVSADSGTEDRFDTWHWVSRQPMATFLTFMAIGSFTLQQGVVDGLPYVYAVTDQVSAADQRLAFQALQTSAAKVRVLAGLFGPYPFTELGGVVPKADLPFDGLETQGRPVYKASSIVDPRYADELVTHELAHMWFGDNVTVREWNDIFDSEAYASWAAWAWAEKTGGATAQSRLQSLFDRAEGSDDFWRVTMIDPGRRNMFTTVYYRGPMALQALRNVMGDAAFTRLNTQWAQDPGSRSLEDWMAEAQSLTTTDLQPFFQAWIHGRDAPARTAANGLG from the coding sequence GCCCGCCGACCGGCGGTCCCGACGGTACGCCCGGGCGCCGGCCCGCGTACGTCTACGTGCTCGCGGTCGTCGTGCCCCTCGCCCTCGTCGCGGCGCTGCTGCTGCCCCTCGGCGTCGCCGCCGTCTGGCGCCGTGCCCTGCCCGAGGCGGCCTCGCGGACGCAGGCCGGAGCACCGGCCGTCGACGGCTCGCGCGGCATCGGCGACCCCTACTACCCCGACGCGGGCAACGGTGGCTACGACGTCAGCCGCTACCAGGTCGAGGTCGGCTTCGACCCGGCCGACGAGCGCCTGAGCGGCACCACGACGATCTCGGCCCGCGCGCTGCAGGGCCTGCACAGCTTCGTCCTCGACCTGCGCCTCGACGTCAGCCGCGTCGTCGTCGACGGCGCCGAGGCCGGCCTGGCGCGCGAGGGCGAGGCGGACTGGCGGATCACCCCGGCCGAGCCCGTCGTCGCCGGGAGCGACTTCACCGTCGTGGTGACCTACGCCGGCACCCCGACGGAGGTGACCGGGGAGGACGGCGCGCGGCCCTTCACGCGCACCGGCGAGGAGTGGCTGGTCGCGGGCGAGCCGGAGAGCGCCGCGTGGTGGTTCCCCTCCAACGACCACCCCTCCGACCCCGCGCTCATGGACGTCTCGATCCGGGTGCCGCGCGGCCTGCAGGCGATCAGCACCGGGCGGCTCGTCAGCGCGGACAGCGGGACCGAGGACCGCTTCGACACCTGGCACTGGGTGTCGCGGCAGCCGATGGCCACCTTCCTCACGTTCATGGCGATCGGCAGCTTCACCCTGCAGCAGGGCGTGGTCGACGGGCTCCCCTACGTGTACGCGGTCACCGACCAGGTGTCGGCCGCGGACCAGCGGCTCGCGTTCCAGGCGCTGCAGACCTCCGCGGCCAAGGTGCGCGTGCTCGCCGGGCTCTTCGGCCCGTACCCCTTCACCGAGCTGGGCGGTGTGGTGCCCAAGGCCGACCTGCCCTTCGACGGGCTCGAGACGCAGGGCCGCCCCGTCTACAAGGCGTCCTCGATCGTCGACCCGCGCTACGCCGACGAGCTGGTCACCCACGAGCTCGCGCACATGTGGTTCGGCGACAACGTCACCGTGCGTGAGTGGAACGACATCTTCGACTCCGAGGCGTACGCCTCCTGGGCGGCCTGGGCGTGGGCGGAGAAGACCGGCGGCGCGACCGCGCAGAGCCGGCTCCAGAGCCTCTTCGACCGCGCTGAGGGCAGCGACGACTTCTGGCGCGTGACCATGATCGACCCGGGCCGGCGCAACATGTTCACGACGGTCTACTACCGCGGCCCGATGGCCCTGCAGGCGCTGCGCAACGTCATGGGCGACGCGGCGTTCACCCGCCTGAACACGCAGTGGGCGCAGGACCCGGGCAGCCGCAGCCTCGAGGACTGGATGGCGGAGGCGCAGTCGCTGACGACCACCGACCTGCAGCCCTTCTTCCAGGCCTGGATCCACGGCCGCGACGCCCCCGCGAGGACGGCGGCGAACGGGCTCGGCTGA
- a CDS encoding GTP-binding protein LepA — MTAPRVDATRIHEHVVRLGEKFPPVDLASADYTIKDAAAVRRRFAGPLDYMARVEMEVERNVLELAVMLPGVSETDRLFYADVWAPQEEQHGVLLDTLVQHLGLPPTQPDLDGPTASVRVLGALAHIPAVHEVIRLLYYLTGASTEKSAMLAYSSMSAELEAMGEHALKRTVIDAIKVQEPGHFAFYRMSAQEMIETGVLKPWQLRLARFIRSKAFSLVGATTPERKADFGGVLTGLGLADDLERTVRDVSRLEHHLLWAERQGMEVPAYAFKAFRDAADAYRERVATATLAA, encoded by the coding sequence GTGACCGCACCGCGTGTCGACGCCACCCGCATCCACGAGCACGTCGTCCGCCTGGGCGAGAAGTTCCCGCCCGTCGACCTGGCCAGCGCCGACTACACGATCAAGGACGCAGCTGCCGTCCGGCGCCGCTTCGCGGGTCCGCTGGACTACATGGCCCGCGTCGAGATGGAGGTCGAGCGCAACGTCCTCGAGCTCGCCGTGATGCTGCCCGGCGTCAGCGAGACCGACCGCCTCTTCTACGCCGACGTCTGGGCCCCGCAGGAGGAGCAGCACGGCGTGCTCCTCGACACCCTCGTCCAGCACCTCGGCCTGCCGCCGACGCAGCCCGACCTCGACGGTCCGACGGCCTCGGTCCGGGTCCTCGGCGCCCTCGCGCACATCCCGGCGGTCCACGAGGTCATCCGCCTCCTCTACTACCTGACCGGCGCCTCGACCGAGAAGTCGGCGATGCTCGCCTACTCGAGCATGAGCGCCGAGCTCGAGGCCATGGGCGAGCACGCCCTCAAGCGCACGGTGATCGACGCGATCAAGGTCCAGGAGCCGGGGCACTTCGCTTTCTACCGGATGAGCGCGCAGGAGATGATCGAGACCGGGGTCCTCAAGCCCTGGCAGCTCCGCCTCGCCCGCTTCATCCGCTCCAAGGCCTTCTCGCTGGTCGGCGCCACGACGCCGGAGCGCAAGGCCGACTTCGGCGGCGTGCTCACGGGCCTCGGCCTCGCCGACGACCTCGAGCGCACCGTCCGCGACGTCTCCCGCCTGGAGCACCACCTGCTCTGGGCCGAGCGCCAGGGCATGGAGGTCCCGGCGTACGCGTTCAAGGCCTTCCGCGACGCCGCCGACGCCTACCGCGAGCGGGTCGCGACCGCCACCCTCGCCGCCTGA
- a CDS encoding proline racemase family protein has translation MPADPSTSSGTVRPDLRRVRTVDYHTGGEPFRIVVDPPVAIPGADVADRRARAIADPDVDGLRRLLCFEPRGHADMYGGLLVPPDDPGAHLGVLFWHKDGFSTACGHGTIALGAWAVESGRVEAPDDGVTDVVVDVPSGRVTARVHTRGGQVESVDFVNVPSHVVATGIEVETAYGTVPVDVAFGGALYAHLDVAHVGLRVEPAAYGELIALGREVKRALVDHPAAVHAPDPRLSGIYGTILFEDLGRLPEGPHQRNVTIFADGEVDRSPCGSGTASRVAALAASGALRDDQVLTHDSIVGSRFVARVLERTSVDGVDAVVPSITGTAHLTGEHTFLVDPRDALVPGFVLR, from the coding sequence GTGCCTGCTGACCCTTCGACGAGCTCCGGGACCGTGCGTCCGGACCTCCGCCGCGTGCGGACGGTCGACTACCACACCGGTGGTGAACCCTTCCGGATCGTCGTCGACCCGCCCGTCGCGATCCCCGGCGCCGACGTCGCCGACCGCCGGGCCCGGGCCATCGCGGACCCCGACGTCGACGGGCTGCGCCGGCTGCTCTGCTTCGAGCCGCGCGGGCACGCCGACATGTACGGCGGCCTGCTCGTGCCGCCGGACGACCCCGGCGCGCACCTCGGTGTCCTGTTCTGGCACAAGGACGGCTTCTCCACCGCCTGCGGGCACGGCACGATCGCGCTCGGGGCTTGGGCCGTCGAGTCGGGCCGGGTCGAGGCGCCCGACGACGGCGTCACCGACGTGGTCGTCGACGTCCCGTCCGGCCGGGTCACCGCCCGCGTGCACACCCGCGGCGGGCAGGTCGAGAGCGTCGACTTCGTCAACGTCCCCAGCCACGTCGTCGCCACCGGGATCGAGGTGGAGACCGCGTACGGCACGGTGCCGGTCGACGTGGCGTTCGGGGGCGCGCTCTACGCCCACCTCGACGTCGCCCACGTGGGCCTGCGGGTCGAGCCGGCCGCGTACGGCGAGCTCATCGCCCTGGGTCGCGAGGTCAAGCGGGCGCTCGTCGACCACCCGGCTGCTGTGCACGCTCCGGACCCGCGGCTCAGCGGCATCTACGGGACGATCCTCTTCGAGGACCTCGGCCGCCTGCCCGAGGGCCCGCACCAGCGCAACGTGACGATCTTCGCCGACGGCGAGGTCGACCGCTCACCCTGCGGCTCGGGCACCGCCTCCCGGGTCGCGGCCCTCGCCGCGTCGGGTGCGCTCCGCGACGACCAGGTGCTCACGCACGACTCGATCGTCGGGTCGAGGTTCGTCGCCCGCGTGCTGGAGCGGACGAGCGTGGACGGCGTCGACGCGGTCGTGCCGTCGATCACCGGGACCGCGCACCTGACCGGCGAGCACACCTTCCTCGTCGACCCTCGCGACGCGCTCGTCCCCGGCTTCGTGCTGCGTTAG
- a CDS encoding ABC transporter ATP-binding protein, with protein MSSPSAEVRAAGGEPVLEAEGLVKTFRAGSVLRPERVRAVDGVSLSLRPGEVLGVVGESGCGKSTTARMLVGLDAPDGGRLLYRGEDVTRLRVRDRRLLRRGVQMIFQDPYSSLDPRMSVADLVTEPLAANRRGDRRSRRSRAGELLELVGLDPAAMNRYAHQFSGGQRQRIGVARALALDPDVLVCDEPVSALDVSVQAQVVNLIDDLRRTLGVAVVFIAHDLSVVEHVADEVAVMYLGRVVEHGPADAVFSAPTHPYTRALLSATPSVEVADRGRLGRRRLLKGEPPSPLDPPTGCTFHPRCWLADERCSAEVPLLRRPDAVGLPLVPIARAACHHAEALLTEETAATPA; from the coding sequence ATGTCGTCACCGTCGGCTGAGGTCCGTGCGGCGGGTGGCGAGCCCGTCCTGGAGGCCGAGGGCCTGGTCAAGACCTTCCGGGCCGGCTCCGTGCTGCGGCCCGAGCGGGTGCGCGCCGTCGACGGCGTCAGCCTGAGCCTGCGGCCCGGCGAGGTGCTCGGCGTCGTGGGGGAGTCCGGCTGCGGCAAGTCGACGACCGCGCGGATGCTCGTCGGCCTCGACGCGCCCGACGGGGGCCGGCTGCTCTACCGCGGGGAGGACGTCACCCGGCTCCGTGTGCGCGACCGGCGGCTGCTGCGCCGCGGCGTGCAGATGATCTTCCAGGACCCGTACAGCTCGCTCGACCCGCGGATGAGCGTCGCCGACCTCGTCACCGAGCCGCTGGCGGCCAACCGCCGGGGCGACCGCCGCTCGCGCCGCAGCCGGGCCGGGGAGCTGCTCGAGCTCGTCGGGCTCGACCCGGCGGCGATGAACCGGTACGCCCACCAGTTCTCCGGCGGGCAGCGCCAGCGCATCGGCGTGGCCCGGGCGCTCGCCCTCGACCCCGACGTGCTCGTCTGCGACGAGCCGGTCTCGGCGCTCGACGTGTCGGTGCAGGCGCAGGTCGTGAACCTGATCGACGACCTGCGCCGCACCCTCGGCGTCGCGGTGGTCTTCATCGCCCACGACCTGTCCGTGGTCGAGCACGTGGCCGACGAGGTCGCCGTGATGTACCTCGGCCGGGTCGTCGAGCACGGGCCCGCCGACGCGGTGTTCAGCGCACCGACGCACCCCTACACGCGGGCGCTGCTGTCGGCGACGCCGTCGGTGGAGGTGGCCGACCGCGGCCGGCTCGGTCGACGGCGGCTGCTCAAGGGCGAGCCGCCCTCGCCGCTCGACCCGCCGACGGGCTGCACCTTCCACCCCCGGTGCTGGCTGGCCGACGAGCGCTGCTCCGCCGAGGTGCCCCTGCTGCGCCGGCCCGACGCGGTCGGGCTGCCACTCGTGCCGATCGCGCGCGCGGCCTGCCACCACGCCGAGGCCCTGCTGACCGAGGAGACGGCCGCGACGCCGGCCTGA
- a CDS encoding ABC transporter ATP-binding protein, with protein sequence MPPIPSPTPGAPALTVRGLSVDFATDHGLVRAVRSVDLDVAPGELVALLGESGSGKSVTARSVLGLAGAGAEVSADVLEVGGTPVLGLSPDGLRRIRGERVGLVMQDALSALNPVLTVGEQIAEILRVHRGVGRRAATARATELLALVGIPAPARRVRDHPHQFSGGMRQRILIAMAIALEPELLIADEPTTALDVTVQAQVLELLDDLRHRLGMAVLLITHDLGVVMETSDRVAVMYAGRVVETGPTTEVLSSPRHPYTEALLRSVPSRAGRDRLLTIPGSPPSPTAVPPGCSFHPRCRLAVEHCREARPDLLTVLPGQAAACHRSDELVEEVRDVVTVG encoded by the coding sequence ATGCCACCCATCCCGTCCCCGACGCCCGGGGCTCCCGCGCTGACCGTGCGAGGGCTCTCGGTCGACTTCGCGACCGACCACGGCCTCGTTCGGGCCGTGCGCTCGGTGGACCTCGACGTGGCCCCGGGCGAGCTGGTCGCGCTGCTCGGCGAGTCGGGCTCGGGCAAGTCGGTGACCGCCCGCAGCGTCCTCGGCCTCGCCGGTGCCGGGGCGGAGGTCTCGGCCGACGTCCTGGAGGTCGGGGGCACCCCGGTCCTCGGGCTGTCGCCGGACGGTCTGCGGCGGATCCGCGGCGAGCGCGTCGGCCTGGTGATGCAGGACGCGCTGTCCGCGCTCAACCCCGTCCTGACCGTGGGCGAGCAGATCGCCGAGATCCTCCGGGTGCACCGCGGGGTCGGTCGGCGCGCGGCGACGGCCCGGGCGACCGAGCTGCTCGCCCTGGTCGGCATCCCGGCACCGGCCCGGCGCGTGCGCGACCACCCGCACCAGTTCTCCGGCGGCATGCGACAGCGCATCCTCATCGCCATGGCGATCGCGCTCGAGCCGGAGCTGCTGATCGCCGACGAGCCGACGACCGCGTTGGACGTGACCGTGCAGGCGCAGGTGCTCGAGCTGCTCGATGACCTGCGCCACCGGCTCGGGATGGCGGTCCTGCTGATCACCCACGACCTCGGCGTGGTCATGGAGACCTCCGACCGCGTCGCGGTCATGTACGCCGGCCGGGTCGTCGAGACGGGCCCGACGACCGAGGTGCTCTCGTCGCCGCGGCACCCGTACACCGAGGCGCTGCTGCGCTCGGTGCCGAGCCGCGCGGGCCGCGACCGGCTGCTCACCATCCCCGGCTCCCCGCCGAGCCCGACCGCGGTGCCGCCGGGGTGCTCGTTCCACCCCCGCTGCCGCCTGGCGGTGGAGCACTGCCGCGAGGCGCGGCCGGACCTGCTCACCGTCCTGCCCGGGCAGGCCGCCGCCTGCCACCGTTCCGACGAGCTGGTCGAGGAGGTCCGCGATGTCGTCACCGTCGGCTGA
- a CDS encoding dipeptidase, with protein sequence MLEPAKRYTGYTAYDYLEPGVDFREFTYAKQVGRVPAYEGLDLTTEQQERTQRLLTNEVVISLHDHVQVFPEDMGQLRDHIRQGREPTGYEGLSRSGITAVFDNGMDGTCCISSDAGWKYQDVLFDLGVRMADLAHQDFVIKAETVADIEYAAETGRIAHVFALEAATMIENEVERLDVLYGFGVRQMGIAYSEANTLGSGLKERGDGGLTYFGERAVRRMNQLGIAIDVSHSGDQTCLDVAAASTKPIFITHAGARGLWPTNRMKTDATIKAVAEKGGVIGIEAAPHTTLSPDHPLHSLESVMDHFRYCVDLVGIEHVSFGPDTLFGDHVGLHHAFASNLSIGQAHGHVDYTEVPYVDGLENPAEEFTNIIGWLVAHDYSDDEIRMVVGGNTMRVLKEVWV encoded by the coding sequence GTGCTCGAACCGGCCAAGCGCTACACCGGCTACACCGCCTACGACTACCTGGAGCCAGGGGTCGACTTCCGCGAGTTCACGTACGCCAAGCAGGTCGGCCGCGTGCCGGCGTACGAGGGCCTGGACCTGACCACGGAGCAGCAGGAGCGCACGCAGCGCCTGCTGACCAACGAGGTCGTCATCTCGCTGCACGACCACGTGCAGGTCTTCCCCGAGGACATGGGCCAGCTGCGCGACCACATCCGCCAGGGCCGCGAACCCACCGGCTACGAGGGCCTGTCGCGCTCCGGCATCACCGCGGTCTTCGACAACGGCATGGACGGCACCTGCTGCATCAGCAGCGACGCGGGCTGGAAGTACCAGGACGTGCTGTTCGACCTCGGTGTGCGGATGGCCGACCTCGCGCACCAGGACTTCGTGATCAAGGCCGAGACCGTCGCCGACATCGAGTACGCCGCCGAGACCGGGCGCATCGCGCACGTCTTCGCCCTCGAGGCCGCGACCATGATCGAGAACGAGGTCGAACGCCTCGACGTCCTGTACGGCTTCGGCGTGCGCCAGATGGGCATCGCCTACTCCGAGGCCAACACCCTCGGCAGCGGCCTCAAGGAGCGCGGCGACGGCGGCCTCACCTACTTCGGCGAGCGTGCGGTGCGCCGGATGAACCAGCTCGGCATCGCCATCGACGTCTCGCACTCCGGCGACCAGACCTGCCTCGACGTGGCCGCGGCCTCGACGAAGCCGATCTTCATCACCCACGCCGGCGCGCGCGGCCTGTGGCCGACGAACCGCATGAAGACCGACGCGACGATCAAGGCCGTCGCGGAGAAGGGCGGCGTGATCGGGATCGAGGCCGCGCCGCACACCACGCTCTCCCCCGACCACCCGCTGCACAGCCTCGAGTCGGTCATGGACCACTTCCGCTACTGCGTGGACCTCGTCGGCATCGAGCACGTGAGCTTCGGCCCCGACACCCTCTTCGGCGACCACGTCGGCCTGCACCACGCCTTCGCGTCGAACCTGTCCATCGGCCAGGCGCACGGCCACGTCGACTACACCGAGGTGCCCTACGTCGACGGGCTCGAGAACCCGGCCGAGGAGTTCACCAACATCATCGGCTGGCTCGTCGCCCACGACTACTCCGACGACGAGATCCGCATGGTCGTCGGCGGCAACACGATGCGGGTCCTGAAGGAGGTGTGGGTCTGA
- a CDS encoding ABC transporter substrate-binding protein — translation MRPRPTARFRVAALAAAGALLAATAACAPQAPPASQSSQSTGDATLTIATTTDVVNYNPLIGNSRSDYWVTNLMYPHLLGIDDTGKKTASLATKWGYVSPTKAFYEIRDDMTWSDGEKLTAEDVAWTLNAVKKDKPSGTFYGQLGNMTKAEAVSPTRVEMDLSKPDSSIVEEIGFWGNVVPEHVFSKASSVATFANDGKDGGWVGAGPYTLTKVQVGQSYTLDRVASYPLVEGGKPKAAQVVFRVFPDVNTEILALQSGEVDVIANALPPAQVDTLSKTAGITVAESKGLGYAHMTYNMKQADLAKTKVRQALAAAVDYGTIRSVVLRDQAVSTGSSPLMPVLADYYDPSITEYAFDPAAARTLMEEAGYTADSSGMFPPTFRMIYSLQDSVTSQWATLVKDSSAKAGIKVELQGLERNTYLAKTDKGDFDIYAGNFAIMDDPATNMTLTYLPDGIINYSYVDDPALNELITQATVTQDKAQKVDLMRQAAKIVRDNVYDNVMYTQNLSFAYSDKWTGFVSQPSELLSIVNPESLASATKVG, via the coding sequence ATGCGTCCCCGTCCGACGGCCCGGTTCCGGGTCGCGGCCCTCGCGGCGGCGGGTGCCCTGCTCGCGGCCACCGCGGCCTGCGCCCCGCAGGCGCCGCCGGCGTCCCAGAGCTCGCAGAGCACCGGCGACGCGACGCTGACCATCGCGACGACGACCGACGTCGTCAACTACAACCCGCTGATCGGCAACAGCCGCAGCGACTACTGGGTCACCAACCTGATGTACCCGCACCTGCTGGGCATCGACGACACCGGCAAGAAGACGGCGTCGCTGGCCACGAAGTGGGGCTACGTCAGCCCGACCAAGGCCTTCTACGAGATCCGCGACGACATGACCTGGAGCGACGGCGAGAAGCTCACGGCCGAGGACGTCGCCTGGACGCTCAACGCGGTCAAGAAGGACAAGCCGTCCGGCACCTTCTACGGCCAGCTCGGCAACATGACCAAGGCCGAGGCGGTCTCGCCCACGCGCGTGGAGATGGACCTGTCGAAGCCGGACTCCTCGATCGTGGAGGAGATCGGCTTCTGGGGCAACGTCGTGCCCGAGCACGTCTTCAGCAAGGCCTCCTCGGTGGCGACCTTCGCCAACGACGGCAAGGACGGCGGCTGGGTCGGCGCCGGTCCCTACACGCTGACCAAGGTGCAGGTCGGCCAGAGCTACACCCTCGACCGCGTCGCCAGCTACCCGCTGGTCGAGGGCGGCAAGCCCAAGGCCGCGCAGGTCGTCTTCCGCGTCTTCCCCGACGTGAACACCGAGATCCTGGCGCTGCAGAGCGGTGAGGTCGACGTGATCGCCAACGCCCTGCCGCCGGCGCAGGTCGACACCCTGTCGAAGACGGCGGGGATCACGGTCGCCGAGTCCAAGGGCCTCGGCTACGCGCACATGACGTACAACATGAAGCAGGCCGACCTGGCCAAGACCAAGGTCCGCCAGGCCCTCGCCGCGGCGGTCGACTACGGCACCATCCGCTCGGTCGTGCTGCGCGACCAGGCCGTCTCGACGGGCTCCAGCCCGCTGATGCCGGTGCTGGCCGACTACTACGACCCGTCGATCACCGAGTACGCCTTCGACCCGGCGGCGGCGCGCACGCTCATGGAGGAGGCGGGCTACACCGCGGACTCCTCGGGCATGTTCCCGCCGACCTTCCGGATGATCTACTCGCTGCAGGACAGCGTCACCTCGCAGTGGGCGACCCTGGTGAAGGACTCCAGCGCCAAGGCCGGCATCAAGGTCGAGCTGCAGGGCCTGGAGCGCAACACCTACCTCGCCAAGACCGACAAGGGTGACTTCGACATCTACGCCGGCAACTTCGCGATCATGGACGACCCGGCGACGAACATGACGCTGACCTACCTGCCCGACGGGATCATCAACTACTCCTACGTCGACGACCCGGCGCTCAACGAGCTGATCACGCAGGCGACCGTGACGCAGGACAAGGCGCAGAAGGTCGACCTCATGCGGCAGGCCGCCAAGATCGTCCGCGACAACGTGTACGACAACGTGATGTACACGCAGAACCTGTCGTTCGCCTACTCCGACAAGTGGACCGGCTTCGTCTCGCAGCCCAGCGAGCTGTTGTCGATCGTCAACCCGGAGTCCCTGGCGAGCGCCACCAAGGTCGGGTAG
- a CDS encoding ABC transporter permease — MPVVWLVGRKLVRALLTLLFAVTVTFLLLRLLPGDPALALASPNMTEETRAAILASYGLDRPLLTQYVLYLGQLVQGNLGVSFTQSIPVVDVLAARLPWTLLLTGAALVLTVLLGVPLGVWAASRRGGLLDRAVQVLGVTGQSVFVPSVAVLLLFVLGVRLGWLPIGGAYDTGVYGNAWYLSVARHLVLPALSLTLVQLGAYVLTIRSTLIDALGQDYTTLARANGLSPRRVLWKHALRNALLPATTLVGLQLGFLVGGAVLTETVFAYPGIGRGIYEAVTQLDYAVLQGAFLLLAATVVVANMVTDLVYGLLDPRVATR, encoded by the coding sequence GTGCCGGTCGTCTGGTTGGTGGGTCGCAAGCTGGTCCGCGCGCTGCTCACCCTGCTCTTCGCGGTGACGGTCACGTTCCTGCTGCTCCGCCTGCTGCCGGGCGACCCGGCGCTCGCCCTGGCCAGCCCGAACATGACCGAGGAGACCCGCGCGGCCATCCTCGCCTCGTACGGGCTGGACCGCCCGCTGCTCACGCAGTACGTGCTCTACCTCGGCCAGCTCGTGCAGGGCAACCTCGGGGTGTCGTTCACGCAGTCGATCCCCGTGGTCGACGTGCTGGCGGCACGCCTGCCCTGGACGCTGCTGCTGACGGGCGCGGCCCTGGTGCTGACGGTGCTCCTCGGGGTGCCGCTCGGCGTCTGGGCCGCGTCCCGCCGGGGCGGCCTGCTGGACCGGGCGGTGCAGGTGCTCGGCGTCACCGGGCAGTCGGTGTTCGTGCCGAGCGTGGCGGTGCTGCTGCTCTTCGTCCTCGGGGTCCGGCTCGGCTGGCTCCCGATCGGCGGGGCGTACGACACCGGCGTCTACGGCAACGCGTGGTACCTCAGCGTGGCCCGGCACCTCGTGCTGCCGGCGCTCTCGCTGACCCTGGTGCAGCTCGGCGCGTACGTGCTCACCATCCGCTCGACGCTGATCGACGCGCTCGGGCAGGACTACACGACCCTCGCCCGCGCCAACGGCCTCTCGCCGCGACGCGTGCTGTGGAAGCACGCGCTGCGCAACGCCCTGCTGCCGGCCACGACGCTGGTCGGCCTGCAGCTCGGCTTCCTCGTCGGCGGCGCCGTGCTCACCGAGACCGTCTTCGCCTACCCCGGCATCGGGCGCGGCATCTACGAGGCGGTCACCCAGCTCGACTACGCGGTGCTCCAGGGCGCCTTCCTGCTGCTGGCCGCGACGGTGGTGGTGGCCAACATGGTCACCGACCTCGTCTACGGCCTGCTCGACCCGAGGGTGGCCACGCGATGA
- a CDS encoding ABC transporter permease, with product MTESITSAVAPLAAPAPPERASRPSSATWLHFRREPLGLGSLVVLVGLVLVAVLAPLITDAPASYGPDVLAAPGGAHWFGTDSLGRDVFAEVVWGSRQSLLVAVAASAIAIAVGTAVAVVGAYFRRLDTLVTVVVDLVLALPVLPLMILVAALVGPSTTTIIAVVAAFSWPEVTRIVRSQALTVVGLPYVDAARLMTTSPWWIISRHVLPAVTPVVVVSVVVTASRAVLSAAGLAFLGLGDPNTWSWGRILYEAQQSGAMSSAWWLTLFPSLAIFLLVLSATLVSTAYNDARNPQARRARRRPRPQKDR from the coding sequence ATGACCGAGTCGATCACCAGCGCCGTCGCGCCGCTCGCCGCGCCGGCCCCGCCCGAACGGGCCAGCCGGCCGTCGTCGGCCACCTGGCTGCACTTCCGTCGCGAGCCGCTCGGGCTCGGCTCGCTGGTCGTCCTGGTCGGTCTCGTGCTGGTCGCCGTGCTGGCGCCGTTGATCACCGACGCGCCGGCCAGCTACGGGCCGGACGTCCTGGCGGCGCCGGGCGGGGCGCACTGGTTCGGCACCGACAGCCTCGGGCGCGACGTCTTCGCCGAGGTCGTCTGGGGCTCGCGCCAGAGCCTGCTCGTCGCCGTCGCGGCCTCGGCCATCGCCATCGCCGTGGGCACCGCTGTGGCGGTCGTCGGGGCGTACTTCCGCCGGCTGGACACCCTCGTCACCGTGGTCGTCGACCTCGTCCTGGCCCTCCCGGTGCTGCCGCTGATGATCCTGGTCGCCGCGCTGGTCGGCCCGAGCACGACGACGATCATCGCCGTCGTCGCGGCCTTCTCCTGGCCGGAGGTCACCCGCATCGTCCGCTCGCAGGCGCTCACCGTCGTCGGTCTCCCCTACGTGGACGCCGCCCGGCTGATGACGACCTCGCCGTGGTGGATCATCAGCCGCCACGTGCTGCCGGCCGTCACCCCGGTCGTCGTCGTCTCGGTCGTCGTCACGGCCTCCCGGGCCGTGCTCTCGGCCGCCGGACTCGCCTTCCTCGGCCTCGGTGACCCGAACACCTGGTCGTGGGGCCGGATCCTCTACGAGGCCCAGCAGTCCGGCGCCATGTCGAGCGCCTGGTGGCTCACGCTCTTCCCCTCGCTCGCGATCTTCCTGCTCGTGCTGTCGGCAACGCTCGTCTCGACCGCCTACAACGACGCGCGCAACCCGCAGGCCCGGCGGGCACGCCGCCGGCCCCGACCCCAGAAGGACCGGTGA